The following proteins come from a genomic window of Terriglobia bacterium:
- a CDS encoding PAS domain S-box protein, which produces MNSENLTDSLRSEFASIVESTDDAIIGKDLNGTITSWNKGAERLYGYSAKEAIGRHISMISPPDRGDEIVEIMRRVRLGERLDHYETVRRTKDGRLLNISLTISPIYDNKGRLKGASAIGRDITETRRAEEALRLSERLASVGRLAATITHEINNPLESIGNVLFVLSQRELSPEDATLVHYAQEELRRITQIVRQTLAFNRVVSFPAEFAVQDVMDDVLDMYQRKIQSTRATVDRRYRTPGKILAHAVEIRQVFANLVRNAVEAVGAGGHLLVALHPSRSWKDLKVRGVRILVIDDGAGIPEPVRGQIFNPFFSTKEEQGTGLGLWVSRQIVHRHGGTIRFRTKMHRGTCFSVFLPLRPPNRDLGKAPGHVSKVA; this is translated from the coding sequence ATGAACTCGGAGAACCTAACAGATAGCCTTCGCTCGGAATTCGCCTCCATTGTTGAATCCACGGATGATGCCATAATCGGCAAAGACCTGAACGGCACCATCACGAGTTGGAACAAGGGGGCGGAGCGTCTGTACGGTTATTCAGCCAAGGAAGCGATAGGAAGACATATCTCCATGATCTCTCCGCCGGATCGCGGGGACGAAATCGTGGAGATCATGCGCCGGGTGCGCCTGGGTGAGAGGCTTGATCACTACGAAACGGTGCGGCGAACCAAGGACGGCCGGCTCCTCAATATATCGCTCACCATTTCGCCGATCTACGACAATAAGGGCCGCTTGAAAGGTGCCTCGGCCATCGGCCGCGACATTACCGAAACGAGGCGCGCCGAAGAAGCTCTTCGACTCTCGGAACGCCTGGCTTCGGTCGGACGGCTCGCCGCGACAATCACTCACGAAATCAACAATCCTCTCGAGTCGATCGGAAATGTGCTGTTCGTATTGTCACAACGCGAGCTTTCGCCCGAGGATGCGACCCTGGTTCACTATGCCCAGGAGGAGTTGAGGCGCATAACGCAGATCGTGCGACAGACGCTCGCGTTCAACCGTGTTGTCAGTTTTCCCGCGGAATTTGCGGTGCAGGACGTCATGGATGATGTTCTCGATATGTACCAACGAAAGATCCAGAGCACCAGGGCTACGGTGGACCGGCGCTATCGGACCCCCGGGAAGATACTGGCTCATGCGGTAGAAATCCGGCAGGTCTTCGCCAACCTGGTAAGGAATGCGGTGGAAGCTGTCGGGGCAGGTGGGCATCTTCTCGTCGCACTTCATCCCTCGCGCTCTTGGAAAGACCTGAAAGTGAGGGGGGTCCGTATCCTGGTTATTGACGACGGCGCGGGTATCCCCGAGCCTGTCCGCGGGCAAATCTTCAATCCATTTTTCAGCACGAAAGAAGAGCAGGGAACTGGGCTGGGCCTTTGGGTTTCACGCCAGATTGTGCACCGGCACGGAGGAACAATTCGGTTCCGCACGAAAATGCACCGCGGAACCTGCTTCTCGGTTTTCCTTCCACTGCGCCCGCCAAACCGTGATCTCGGCAAAGCGCCGGGGCACGTTTCAAAAGTAGCCTAG
- a CDS encoding response regulator: protein MPEIRGNETLLVVEDQPEICEVVTTMLRGFGFHALAATTPSEALRIASDSATRIDLLITDDFMPEMRGPELAIRIRQMRPGIRVLFMTGSLENEKLESFPDADLIEKPFYPQDLGKKVREALDRRRAA from the coding sequence ATGCCGGAAATCCGTGGGAACGAAACGTTGCTCGTAGTGGAAGACCAGCCGGAGATCTGTGAAGTGGTCACCACCATGCTGCGCGGATTCGGTTTCCATGCACTCGCCGCAACCACGCCTTCCGAGGCTCTTCGCATTGCATCTGACAGCGCGACCCGCATCGACCTGCTGATCACAGATGATTTCATGCCCGAAATGCGCGGGCCTGAGTTGGCGATACGCATCCGCCAAATGCGTCCCGGCATCCGCGTCCTGTTCATGACCGGATCTCTTGAGAACGAGAAACTGGAATCTTTTCCCGACGCGGACCTCATCGAGAAGCCGTTTTATCCGCAAGATCTCGGCAAGAAAGTTCGCGAAGCCCTTGACCGCCGCCGGGCGGCTTAA
- a CDS encoding PKD domain-containing protein: MRSLCLALLLSVSLAAQAGTSVTPTTTLAKETGNNTSAANSFVSQSNGNVGAGNVSKVPLRTLLYDGAHTKIYAHFMGWFGQSNHMNVGYSSANLTQVTAQVSDMMSRGIDGAIIDWYGPNNTVPNQTTVYLRQAAEATSGKFAFAVMEDVGALSKCASTAGCSLNQQVISDLNYVYNNYEPSPAYIRVGGRPVILFFGLEKYSLDWNTIRAGVLGNPLFIFRNAGGFTHTQSNGSFSWVSINKSNPDDIGLSYLDYYYSTALSYPLEQSFATGYKGFNDTLASWSANRIMNQNCGQTWLKTWAEIGKYYSLSGELQQLQVVTWNDYEEGTEFETGIDNCVSVAGGMNGNVVTWSISGQENTIDHYTVFISLDGQNLMPVADVPAGTHSLDLNGYGFDPASYTLYVKAVGKPSLTNKMSGPIAWSVGNQAPIAKLSVTPTSGIAPVSVSASTAGSSDPDGTIASSTIDFGDGTSIADGTASHTYSVAGTYTVKATVTDNMGASSIATQTVSISANQAPVARLTVSPGSGLAPLAVAADATGSSDPDGTIASATINFGDGIIVTGLKASHTYTNAGNYTVTVTVTDDRGASSTATATVSVSVHVAPTVSLSVTPTSGMAPLYVSANVYATGNGASVSSITINWGDGTTPSSGSSATHTYTKQGNYTVTAIVTDSLGATSSASTAVSVTKHQLRRMRTPALLFRGHAY, translated from the coding sequence GTGCGCTCACTTTGTCTGGCACTTCTACTTAGCGTTAGCCTGGCTGCACAGGCCGGCACCTCAGTTACACCCACCACAACTCTCGCAAAAGAAACAGGAAACAACACCAGCGCTGCGAATTCGTTCGTTTCGCAGAGCAACGGCAACGTTGGCGCAGGAAACGTCAGCAAGGTCCCGCTGCGGACCTTGTTGTACGACGGCGCCCATACGAAGATCTACGCTCACTTCATGGGATGGTTCGGGCAATCGAACCACATGAACGTTGGCTACAGCTCCGCGAACCTCACGCAGGTCACCGCCCAGGTTTCCGACATGATGAGTCGCGGCATTGATGGCGCGATTATCGACTGGTACGGCCCGAACAACACCGTGCCGAATCAGACGACCGTCTATCTTAGGCAGGCGGCGGAGGCGACGAGCGGCAAGTTCGCATTTGCAGTAATGGAAGACGTCGGCGCGCTCAGCAAATGCGCGAGCACGGCCGGATGCAGCCTCAACCAGCAGGTCATCAGCGACCTGAATTACGTTTATAACAATTACGAGCCTTCGCCCGCGTACATTCGTGTCGGCGGGCGGCCTGTCATCCTGTTCTTCGGCCTCGAAAAGTACAGCCTCGATTGGAATACCATTCGCGCCGGAGTCCTCGGAAATCCTCTTTTCATCTTCCGCAATGCCGGCGGTTTCACCCACACCCAGAGCAATGGCAGCTTCTCGTGGGTGTCCATCAACAAGTCGAACCCGGACGACATCGGCCTCTCCTATCTCGACTATTACTATTCAACAGCACTCTCCTATCCCCTCGAACAGAGCTTCGCGACCGGCTACAAGGGTTTCAACGACACGCTGGCTTCGTGGAGCGCCAATCGCATCATGAACCAGAACTGCGGCCAGACGTGGCTGAAGACGTGGGCCGAGATAGGGAAGTACTACTCACTGAGCGGCGAACTCCAGCAACTGCAGGTCGTCACCTGGAACGACTACGAAGAGGGAACCGAGTTCGAGACGGGCATCGACAACTGCGTTTCAGTCGCCGGCGGAATGAATGGGAACGTAGTCACCTGGAGTATCAGTGGCCAGGAAAACACGATTGATCACTACACCGTCTTCATCTCTCTTGACGGCCAGAACCTAATGCCCGTCGCCGATGTCCCAGCGGGAACGCACTCGCTCGATTTGAACGGGTATGGCTTCGACCCGGCGAGTTACACACTGTACGTGAAGGCTGTCGGCAAGCCGTCGCTGACCAACAAGATGTCCGGACCGATCGCATGGAGCGTCGGCAACCAGGCCCCGATAGCGAAACTGTCGGTCACGCCAACATCGGGCATAGCGCCGGTTAGCGTCTCGGCGAGTACCGCCGGCTCAAGTGACCCTGACGGTACCATCGCAAGCTCAACAATCGATTTCGGCGATGGCACCTCGATCGCCGATGGGACGGCCTCGCACACCTATTCGGTCGCGGGCACTTACACGGTGAAGGCAACCGTCACCGACAATATGGGTGCGTCGTCCATCGCCACGCAAACAGTCAGCATTTCCGCGAACCAGGCCCCGGTGGCGCGATTGACCGTCAGCCCGGGCAGTGGTTTGGCTCCTCTGGCAGTCGCTGCGGATGCGACTGGCTCGAGCGATCCTGATGGGACGATAGCTTCCGCGACTATCAATTTCGGCGACGGCATCATTGTCACCGGGCTGAAAGCCAGCCATACGTACACGAATGCGGGTAACTACACGGTCACGGTCACTGTAACCGACGATCGCGGCGCGAGCAGCACGGCGACTGCAACGGTATCCGTCAGTGTCCACGTCGCCCCAACCGTCAGTCTGTCCGTGACGCCGACTTCCGGAATGGCTCCGCTCTACGTTTCGGCCAACGTGTACGCCACTGGCAACGGCGCCTCCGTTTCGTCGATCACGATCAACTGGGGAGACGGTACGACTCCGTCAAGCGGATCGAGCGCGACGCACACTTATACGAAGCAGGGGAATTACACCGTTACTGCGATCGTGACCGATTCGCTGGGCGCGACCTCCTCGGCAAGTACAGCAGTCTCTGTCACAAAGCACCAGCTTCGGCGGATGCGGACTCCAGCGCTGCTCTTCCGGGGACACGCATACTGA
- a CDS encoding OsmC family protein: MKRKGSAHWEGGLMDGKGTVSSASGVLSNTQYSFKTRFENGVGTNPEELIAAAHAGCFSMALSKQLEDAGMKAQSIETEATVSFDKTDGGFAIVEIHLDLTATIPGADKAKFEQAAAAAKAGCPVSKLFKNNTNITLDAKLA, from the coding sequence ATCAAGAGAAAGGGAAGTGCCCACTGGGAAGGTGGATTGATGGACGGCAAGGGAACCGTCTCGAGTGCGAGCGGAGTGCTCTCGAACACGCAATATTCTTTTAAGACAAGATTTGAAAACGGGGTTGGCACCAATCCGGAGGAGTTGATTGCGGCGGCTCACGCCGGCTGCTTCTCCATGGCACTCTCGAAGCAACTGGAAGACGCGGGGATGAAGGCGCAAAGCATCGAGACCGAAGCAACGGTCAGTTTCGATAAAACGGATGGTGGTTTTGCGATCGTGGAGATCCACCTGGATCTGACAGCGACGATTCCGGGAGCAGACAAGGCCAAATTCGAGCAGGCGGCCGCCGCAGCCAAAGCGGGATGCCCGGTTTCCAAGCTCTTCAAAAACAACACCAACATTACACTGGACGCGAAGCTCGCATAG
- the gltA gene encoding NADPH-dependent glutamate synthase, with protein sequence MADEKKAPVNPLSMKERVKIPRHHMPEQDPVVRAHNFQEVNLGYDPDLAKSEALRCIACAKPECVKQCPVGVKVREFVDLVVAGDYLAAIAKVREDNVLPAITGRVCPQEEQCELGCVLKKKGSSLAIGHLERFVADYERKVGKLSLPPMAPPTGKRVAIVGSGPAGLTAAGDLIQKGHGVRVFEALHELGGVLVYGIPEFRLPKEIVRQDIDNLRKMGVEFETNVVVGKTVTVDELLNEEGYHAIFVATGAGLPQFLKIPGENLNGIYSANEFLTRVNLMRAYRFPEYDEPVYDVAGKDIAVFGGGNTAMDAVRTSLRLGAKNAYLMYRRGEKEMPARAEEIKHAQEEGVQFMMLTNPVEFIGENGWLKAVRCQKMELGEPDASGRRRPVPVAGSEFEVPISMAVVAVGTTANPLVQSTTPDLATNKWGYISADPQSLRTSKTAVFAGGDIVTGGATVILAMEAGRKGAKSIHEWLTTGEWEPKPVELAK encoded by the coding sequence GGTTACGACCCCGATTTGGCGAAGTCGGAAGCCCTGCGCTGCATTGCGTGCGCCAAGCCGGAGTGTGTGAAGCAGTGTCCCGTGGGCGTGAAAGTGCGCGAATTCGTGGACCTCGTTGTCGCGGGCGACTACCTCGCCGCCATAGCGAAAGTTCGGGAGGACAACGTACTGCCGGCGATCACCGGCCGGGTATGTCCACAAGAAGAGCAGTGCGAACTGGGATGCGTTCTGAAAAAGAAGGGCAGTTCGCTGGCGATCGGTCACCTGGAGCGCTTCGTTGCTGACTACGAGCGCAAGGTAGGGAAGCTCTCTCTGCCGCCCATGGCACCGCCGACAGGTAAGCGCGTCGCGATCGTCGGAAGCGGCCCGGCGGGCCTGACCGCCGCAGGCGACCTCATTCAGAAGGGGCACGGTGTTCGCGTTTTCGAGGCGCTGCACGAGCTTGGTGGAGTGCTCGTCTATGGCATTCCCGAGTTCCGGTTGCCCAAGGAAATCGTCCGGCAGGACATCGATAACCTTCGGAAGATGGGCGTCGAGTTTGAAACGAATGTAGTTGTCGGCAAGACGGTGACCGTCGATGAGTTGCTGAATGAAGAGGGCTATCATGCGATCTTCGTCGCGACGGGTGCGGGATTGCCGCAGTTCCTGAAGATTCCGGGCGAGAACCTGAACGGAATCTATTCGGCGAACGAGTTCCTGACGCGTGTGAACCTGATGCGCGCGTACCGTTTCCCAGAGTACGACGAGCCGGTGTACGACGTTGCGGGAAAGGATATCGCGGTATTCGGCGGCGGCAACACGGCGATGGATGCGGTGCGCACATCGTTACGGCTGGGCGCGAAGAATGCCTACCTGATGTATCGGCGGGGCGAGAAGGAAATGCCGGCCCGCGCAGAAGAGATCAAGCACGCACAGGAAGAGGGCGTGCAGTTCATGATGCTGACCAACCCGGTTGAGTTCATTGGCGAGAACGGATGGCTGAAGGCCGTGCGTTGCCAGAAGATGGAACTTGGCGAGCCGGATGCTTCCGGCAGGCGTCGGCCGGTGCCAGTCGCCGGATCGGAGTTCGAGGTGCCAATCTCGATGGCGGTGGTGGCCGTGGGGACGACGGCGAATCCGCTGGTGCAGTCGACGACCCCGGATCTCGCGACGAACAAATGGGGGTACATCAGCGCGGACCCGCAGTCGCTGCGTACGTCGAAGACAGCCGTGTTCGCGGGCGGAGACATCGTTACCGGCGGAGCGACAGTGATCCTGGCGATGGAAGCCGGACGCAAAGGGGCGAAGTCGATCCACGAATGGCTGACCACAGGAGAGTGGGAGCCGAAGCCGGTGGAACTAGCGAAGTAA
- a CDS encoding glycosyltransferase, whose translation MKITIFGLTLSSSWGNGHATPYRAILRALARRGHEITFFEKDVPYYARHRDFVDCDFCNLVFYDEWQNCRRQALRTAAESDIVVMASYCPSGAQISDEVFEYSHPLVVYYDLDAPVTLAKLRNGESVEYVRPEQLQEFDLVLSWTGGRALDELRADWGAEMARPLYGCVDPDVYDRRPIREDFRCALSYMGTYACDRQQKLDALFLEPSRRRQDLHFLLAGSLYPWGWQWGPNVTKTEHVASADHPALYSSSRCTLNITRADMAASGYCPSGRFFEAAACATPIISDWFEGLDRFFTPGEEIFIAHSAEDTLAGLNQSDGELRRMAERARERTLDEHTGEHRAKEFLRYCDEARMRVKRDSRPEPSHAEGWSDIA comes from the coding sequence TTGAAGATCACCATCTTTGGACTGACGCTCTCATCGTCATGGGGCAACGGACATGCAACACCGTATCGTGCCATTCTGCGGGCACTGGCGCGCCGCGGACACGAGATCACGTTTTTTGAGAAGGACGTTCCTTATTACGCCCGGCACCGAGATTTTGTCGACTGCGACTTCTGCAACCTGGTTTTCTACGACGAGTGGCAGAACTGCCGAAGGCAAGCCCTTCGCACGGCTGCCGAGTCGGACATCGTTGTGATGGCGAGCTACTGTCCATCCGGTGCTCAGATCAGTGACGAAGTTTTCGAATACTCCCATCCCCTGGTCGTCTATTACGACCTTGACGCACCGGTAACGCTCGCGAAGTTACGTAATGGCGAATCAGTGGAGTACGTCCGCCCCGAGCAGTTGCAGGAGTTCGACCTCGTTCTGAGTTGGACGGGCGGGCGAGCACTGGACGAACTGCGTGCAGACTGGGGCGCGGAAATGGCTCGGCCGCTTTACGGTTGCGTGGATCCCGACGTCTATGATCGCCGGCCAATTCGGGAGGACTTTCGTTGCGCCTTGAGTTACATGGGCACTTACGCATGCGACCGGCAGCAGAAACTCGATGCATTGTTTCTTGAGCCCTCGCGCCGTCGCCAGGACCTGCATTTCCTGCTGGCGGGCTCACTGTATCCTTGGGGATGGCAATGGGGCCCGAATGTTACGAAAACGGAACACGTCGCCTCTGCCGATCACCCTGCCCTCTATTCTTCCTCGCGATGCACGCTGAACATCACGCGTGCTGACATGGCGGCCTCGGGCTACTGCCCATCTGGCAGGTTCTTCGAAGCCGCCGCATGCGCAACGCCGATCATCTCGGATTGGTTCGAAGGGCTTGACCGCTTTTTTACGCCGGGAGAAGAAATCTTCATTGCACACTCGGCGGAGGACACACTGGCTGGCCTGAATCAGTCGGACGGTGAGTTGCGGCGTATGGCCGAACGTGCACGCGAGCGAACGCTGGATGAGCACACAGGCGAGCATCGCGCGAAAGAGTTTCTGCGCTACTGCGATGAGGCGAGGATGCGCGTGAAACGCGATAGTCGCCCAGAGCCGTCGCATGCAGAAGGGTGGAGTGATATCGCATGA
- a CDS encoding sugar phosphate nucleotidyltransferase, translating into MIGIIPAAGVGQRIQPLGCSKELLPVGSRLVDGVQRPKAVSEYLVERMISAGVERICMVISSEKSDIVRYYAERNYAAEIFYVVQQKAAGLCDALFRAEPFVRDDEQVLIGLPDTIWFPENAYRSAVERDDAVTLVLFPVLNPSVFDAVVLDDHGYVEKVEVKQPNPNSHWVWGAVTARGAAYRALRYLWDARHREDEYLGHLLNAYIEAGNPVRAISVGEHYMDVGTIEGYHAAQDYLRRLRETAQKAA; encoded by the coding sequence ATGATTGGCATTATTCCCGCGGCGGGCGTGGGGCAAAGAATCCAACCCCTCGGATGTTCCAAGGAGCTGTTGCCCGTGGGCTCGCGCCTGGTTGATGGAGTTCAGCGCCCCAAGGCGGTTTCTGAATACCTGGTCGAGCGCATGATCTCCGCCGGCGTGGAGCGGATCTGCATGGTGATCTCGTCGGAGAAGAGCGACATCGTGCGTTATTACGCCGAGAGAAATTACGCGGCCGAGATCTTCTATGTCGTGCAACAGAAGGCGGCAGGTCTTTGTGATGCGCTGTTTCGCGCGGAACCCTTCGTGAGAGACGATGAACAGGTGCTGATCGGACTTCCGGACACTATCTGGTTTCCTGAAAATGCCTACCGGTCGGCGGTTGAGCGAGATGATGCGGTCACGCTTGTTCTTTTTCCAGTGCTGAATCCATCTGTGTTCGACGCTGTTGTGTTGGATGACCACGGTTATGTCGAAAAAGTCGAGGTTAAGCAACCGAATCCGAATTCGCACTGGGTTTGGGGCGCCGTAACCGCGCGCGGTGCTGCATATCGCGCACTCAGGTATTTATGGGACGCACGACACCGTGAAGACGAATACCTCGGTCACCTCTTGAATGCCTATATCGAGGCGGGTAATCCTGTGCGCGCTATCAGCGTGGGCGAGCACTACATGGATGTCGGCACCATCGAGGGGTATCACGCCGCACAAGACTATCTGCGGCGATTGCGAGAAACCGCACAGAAAGCCGCATAA
- a CDS encoding NmrA/HSCARG family protein, with amino-acid sequence MPDKKVIAVVGASGSQGGGLVRAILDDPNGGFAVRALTRDPESKVAREFAAKGADVVKVDVDDHESVIRAFQGVYGAYCVTFYWTHFSPEMEIAEARNLADAAKQTGLQHVIWSTLEDTRKWVPLSDNRMPTLYGKYKVPHLDTKGESDDYFRELGVPTTFLLTSFYWDNFINFGMGPQRGPDGKLAITMPMGDKKLPGIAAEDIGKCAYGIFKKGAETVGKTIGIAGEHLTGSEMAEEFSKALGQEVVYNSISPDAYRGLGFPGADDLGNMFQFKRDFNEYFTGARNPNIARALNPKLQDFKTWLSRNLSRIPMGQGAATA; translated from the coding sequence ATGCCAGACAAGAAAGTCATTGCTGTTGTGGGTGCCAGCGGATCGCAGGGCGGCGGCCTCGTACGTGCCATCCTGGATGACCCGAACGGCGGGTTCGCGGTGCGCGCTCTGACGCGCGATCCGGAGTCGAAAGTCGCAAGAGAGTTTGCGGCGAAGGGCGCCGACGTCGTGAAGGTCGATGTCGACGACCACGAGAGCGTGATAAGAGCCTTTCAAGGGGTATACGGGGCCTACTGCGTTACTTTCTACTGGACGCACTTCTCGCCGGAGATGGAGATAGCCGAGGCTCGCAACCTGGCCGACGCGGCCAAACAAACCGGACTCCAGCACGTCATCTGGTCAACGCTTGAGGACACGCGCAAGTGGGTTCCGCTGTCCGACAACCGAATGCCGACACTTTACGGCAAATACAAGGTCCCGCATCTGGATACGAAAGGTGAGTCCGACGACTACTTCCGCGAGCTTGGCGTCCCAACAACGTTCCTCCTGACCTCTTTCTACTGGGACAACTTCATTAATTTCGGAATGGGACCGCAGCGCGGACCTGACGGGAAGCTTGCCATCACCATGCCAATGGGCGACAAGAAACTGCCGGGCATCGCTGCCGAAGACATCGGCAAGTGCGCCTACGGGATCTTCAAAAAGGGGGCCGAAACGGTCGGTAAGACGATCGGAATCGCGGGAGAACATCTGACTGGCAGCGAAATGGCCGAGGAGTTCTCAAAGGCCTTGGGCCAGGAGGTGGTCTATAACAGCATTTCGCCAGACGCGTATCGCGGGCTCGGATTCCCGGGTGCGGACGATCTCGGCAACATGTTCCAGTTCAAACGCGACTTCAACGAATACTTCACGGGCGCAAGGAATCCGAACATCGCAAGGGCACTCAACCCCAAGTTACAGGACTTCAAGACCTGGTTGAGCAGGAATCTCAGCCGCATTCCGATGGGTCAGGGCGCCGCGACAGCGTAG
- a CDS encoding ATP-binding protein: MQDWGDTSNWIARFAGWSAPSVRSPWLRYGLSLLFTVAVLLLRAWLEPLLGEHQPYFVLYAAVFFASWYGGLVPAILAVLLGGFVATYNWVVPFRELHAGTIANWMELATYIVVSLFIIGLGEGYRRALESSQRESLKLHRSEEQLLSSQTRLRMTQQATKSGTWEWKITTNTYYWSPEYYSLLNLKPWIEPTYQNWLGSMYTEDRDRAHLALRNALETGREYAEFDFRVVDPETRIRWIRSRGSILRDEKGVPILMLGVAMDITDRKQSESVLIQTEKLVSAGRMAATIAHEINNPLESVTNLVFLARNNLQEPQAAASFLQMAEQELARMSHLTRQTLGFYRETAAPHKMRISELLQELQMLYGPKLKKKEIKLELVLRNEIEISAVGGEVRQVFGNLISNSIDAVEQNGEIIIVVSENKNWGSTMMPGMRVTVIDNGPGIKASLRKRIFEPFFTTKKDVGTGLGLWVTRNLVEKHGGAVRIHSRTTPGKSYTAFKIFLPMIPIDASRQAAHATRLRAG, encoded by the coding sequence ATGCAGGACTGGGGAGACACTTCCAACTGGATTGCCCGGTTTGCGGGTTGGAGTGCTCCGAGCGTGCGCTCACCGTGGCTCCGTTACGGACTTAGCCTCCTCTTCACTGTCGCTGTCCTTCTATTGCGTGCTTGGCTTGAGCCGCTTTTGGGTGAGCATCAACCCTATTTTGTCCTCTATGCGGCTGTCTTCTTCGCGTCCTGGTACGGCGGGCTGGTGCCAGCGATTCTGGCCGTTCTCTTGGGTGGCTTCGTAGCAACGTACAACTGGGTGGTGCCTTTTCGGGAATTGCACGCCGGCACCATCGCCAATTGGATGGAACTCGCGACCTATATCGTCGTGAGCCTATTCATCATCGGTCTGGGAGAAGGATATCGCCGCGCGTTGGAGTCTTCCCAGCGGGAGAGTCTCAAACTCCATCGTTCCGAAGAACAATTGCTCTCCAGCCAGACCCGTCTGCGGATGACGCAGCAGGCGACGAAGTCTGGCACCTGGGAATGGAAGATCACGACCAACACGTATTACTGGTCGCCGGAATATTACTCGTTGCTGAACTTGAAGCCATGGATCGAGCCGACGTACCAGAACTGGCTTGGCTCCATGTACACGGAGGATCGCGACCGCGCGCATCTGGCATTGCGCAATGCGCTGGAAACCGGCCGGGAGTATGCCGAATTCGATTTCCGCGTGGTCGATCCCGAAACGCGAATCCGCTGGATTCGTTCACGCGGCAGCATTCTGCGCGACGAGAAGGGTGTTCCGATCCTCATGCTCGGCGTTGCCATGGACATCACGGACCGCAAGCAGTCGGAATCGGTGCTGATCCAAACGGAAAAACTCGTTTCGGCTGGGAGAATGGCCGCAACGATCGCGCATGAAATCAACAATCCTCTGGAGTCAGTCACCAACCTCGTCTTTCTCGCGCGCAACAACCTGCAGGAACCACAGGCGGCAGCCAGTTTCCTCCAGATGGCGGAGCAGGAGTTGGCGCGCATGTCGCACCTGACCCGGCAGACGCTCGGGTTCTATCGCGAAACCGCGGCGCCGCACAAAATGCGTATTTCCGAGCTGTTGCAGGAACTGCAAATGCTCTATGGGCCTAAGCTCAAGAAGAAGGAAATAAAACTCGAACTGGTGCTGCGCAATGAAATCGAGATTTCGGCTGTGGGTGGCGAAGTGCGCCAGGTGTTCGGAAACCTAATCAGCAACAGCATCGACGCCGTGGAGCAAAATGGCGAGATCATAATCGTAGTTTCCGAAAATAAGAACTGGGGTTCGACGATGATGCCGGGCATGCGCGTCACCGTCATCGACAACGGCCCCGGGATCAAGGCTTCGTTGCGCAAGCGCATCTTCGAGCCGTTTTTCACGACAAAGAAAGATGTGGGCACCGGGCTGGGGCTGTGGGTAACACGTAACCTGGTAGAAAAACACGGCGGCGCGGTGCGCATCCATAGCCGCACCACGCCAGGAAAGAGCTATACTGCTTTCAAAATCTTCCTGCCGATGATACCAATCGACGCCTCGCGGCAAGCAGCGCACGCGACACGACTCCGCGCCGGGTAG